In Campylobacter vulpis, a genomic segment contains:
- a CDS encoding efflux RND transporter permease subunit, whose product MMAFFLKFLINHPKSTFLLTLLICVLLSFFAFKLHFDASAESLLLEDDKDLKIFRELSKHYKSDNFLMLAFKPSDENPFSQTSLKKLENLHKELEGVRGVERVFSIINAPLLLSSENKDLKELMQNIPNITSKDINQSKAKDEILTSPFYQNNIIAKDGKTTAFIIYLKPDLTYIDLISARDSAKDEDERERLRTQIQKHQAEQNALTKALLTQIRTIISSYEKDGARLYLGGVSMISDDMISYIKDDLALYGISLVFLLGFALWYFFRSFALMILALFICFTALSSASGLFALLNFPVTVISSNYAPLMLIITLSVVVHLITHFIEISRLYPNTTQKRLVLQTLLAKAKPSFFAIFTTMIGFFSLIFSHIEPIIKLGIMMSLGIALGLILSYLFLSSALMLLKRQNFTQKEFKLSFLLWCANVSIKRKKFIYALAFITLILAFVGIPKLKVENSFVNYFKDGSAIKEGLLVIDKDLGGTLPLDIIVRFKTAKTQMKEGEILDSFENEFESLALKDTYWFDSKKTRIAKKVHHFLENKEFVGSVLSLNSLLSLGKSINNGKDLDDFALAFLNENLPPNFKQDLLSPFVNIKQNELRFSIRVIDSNPNLKRDTFLKNLENELNELLKNEDVELQITGIMLLYNNMLQSLFSSQFDTLAFVVLAIFALFVLIFRSFKIATIAIICNLIPLSLVFAFMGFLNVPLDLMSITIAAIAIGIGVDDILHYIYRFKEELKHNGVKKAIVNSHLFIGTALYYTTISIVLGFSVMMSSNFIPTIYFGILTTLVMILLLFGSLFLLPSLLISFYTKRNNKPKLLR is encoded by the coding sequence ATAATGGCTTTTTTCCTAAAATTTCTCATTAATCACCCTAAAAGCACCTTTTTGCTGACTTTGCTTATCTGTGTGCTTTTAAGCTTTTTTGCTTTTAAATTGCACTTTGATGCGAGTGCGGAGAGTTTGCTTTTAGAAGATGATAAAGATTTAAAGATTTTTAGAGAACTTTCTAAGCATTATAAGAGTGATAATTTTTTAATGTTAGCTTTTAAGCCAAGTGATGAAAATCCTTTTAGTCAAACAAGTTTAAAAAAGTTAGAAAATTTACATAAGGAGCTTGAGGGTGTCAGGGGCGTTGAGAGGGTTTTTAGCATCATTAATGCTCCCTTACTTTTAAGTAGCGAAAATAAAGACTTAAAAGAATTGATGCAAAATATTCCAAATATCACAAGCAAGGACATTAACCAAAGCAAGGCAAAAGATGAAATTCTTACAAGCCCTTTTTATCAAAATAATATCATTGCAAAAGATGGAAAAACGACTGCTTTCATCATCTATCTTAAACCCGATTTAACTTATATCGATCTCATTAGTGCGAGGGATAGTGCAAAAGATGAAGATGAAAGAGAGCGTTTAAGGACACAAATTCAAAAACATCAAGCCGAGCAAAATGCCCTAACTAAAGCTCTTTTAACACAAATTCGCACTATTATCAGTAGCTATGAAAAAGATGGGGCAAGGCTTTATCTTGGTGGTGTAAGTATGATAAGCGATGATATGATAAGCTATATTAAGGACGATTTAGCCCTTTATGGAATTTCTTTAGTGTTTTTGCTAGGCTTTGCACTTTGGTATTTTTTCCGCTCCTTTGCTTTGATGATTTTAGCTCTTTTCATTTGTTTTACTGCTTTAAGCTCGGCTAGTGGGCTTTTTGCCTTGCTTAATTTCCCAGTAACAGTCATTTCTTCTAATTATGCCCCCTTAATGCTCATCATCACACTTTCTGTTGTTGTGCATTTGATTACACATTTTATAGAAATTTCACGCCTTTATCCAAATACTACGCAAAAACGCCTTGTTTTACAAACCTTACTTGCTAAGGCAAAGCCCAGTTTTTTTGCCATTTTTACAACTATGATAGGCTTTTTTTCTTTGATTTTTTCGCATATTGAACCTATTATTAAGCTTGGGATTATGATGAGTCTTGGCATAGCTTTAGGACTTATTTTATCCTATCTTTTTCTCTCTAGTGCTTTAATGCTTTTGAAAAGACAAAATTTCACGCAAAAAGAATTTAAACTTTCCTTTTTGCTTTGGTGTGCTAATGTCAGTATAAAACGCAAGAAATTTATTTATGCTTTGGCTTTTATAACGCTTATTTTAGCTTTTGTAGGAATTCCTAAATTAAAGGTGGAAAATTCTTTTGTTAATTATTTTAAAGATGGCAGTGCCATTAAGGAGGGCTTACTTGTCATCGATAAAGATTTGGGTGGAACCTTGCCGCTTGATATTATCGTCCGCTTTAAAACAGCAAAAACTCAAATGAAAGAGGGCGAAATTTTGGATAGTTTTGAAAATGAGTTTGAAAGTCTTGCTTTAAAGGATACCTATTGGTTTGATTCTAAAAAAACGCGTATTGCTAAAAAGGTGCATCATTTTTTAGAAAATAAGGAATTTGTGGGTTCTGTTTTGAGCCTTAATAGTCTTTTAAGTTTAGGCAAAAGTATTAATAATGGTAAAGATTTGGACGATTTTGCTCTGGCGTTTTTAAATGAAAATTTACCACCGAATTTTAAGCAAGATTTGCTTTCCCCTTTTGTAAATATTAAGCAAAATGAGCTTAGATTTAGCATACGCGTCATTGATTCTAATCCAAATTTAAAACGCGATACTTTTTTAAAGAATTTGGAAAATGAGCTTAATGAGCTTTTAAAAAATGAAGATGTAGAGTTGCAAATCACAGGCATTATGCTACTTTATAATAATATGCTTCAAAGTCTTTTTTCTTCACAATTTGACACTCTAGCCTTTGTGGTTTTGGCTATTTTCGCACTTTTTGTTTTGATTTTTAGAAGTTTTAAAATAGCTACCATAGCCATAATTTGCAATCTTATCCCGCTAAGTTTAGTTTTTGCTTTTATGGGTTTTTTAAATGTCCCTCTTGATTTAATGAGCATTACCATAGCTGCCATTGCCATAGGTATAGGGGTTGATGATATTTTGCATTATATTTACCGCTTTAAAGAAGAACTTAAGCATAATGGTGTGAAAAAAGCCATTGTGAATTCACATCTTTTCATAGGCACGGCACTTTATTACACAACAATTAGCATTGTTTTGGGCTTTAGTGTGATGATGAGTAGTAATTTTATCCCGACCATTTATTTTGGAATTTTAACAACTTTGGTGATGATTTTGCTTTTATTTGGAAGTTTATTTTTGCTCCCTAGTCTTTTGATTAGTTTTTATACTAAGAGAAATAATAAGCCAAAATTGCTAAGATAA
- the rdgB gene encoding RdgB/HAM1 family non-canonical purine NTP pyrophosphatase yields the protein MKIILASSNTHKLKEFKELLNEYEIIALNEVMTPFGIEENGKSFKENANIKSKAVFEKLSIKEQERSIVLSDDSGICVEALNGAPGIYSARYSSEANDKSNRLKLTEELEKLKLKESLAHYVCALSLSSKFGTFSASAKMYGRVITEERGENGFGYDSLFIPLHYDKTLAQLSDMEKNAISHRFKALKLAKILLKTLKKAYQC from the coding sequence ATGAAAATTATTTTAGCAAGTTCCAACACGCACAAGCTCAAAGAATTTAAAGAACTTTTAAACGAATATGAAATTATTGCCCTTAATGAAGTGATGACACCTTTTGGGATTGAAGAAAATGGCAAAAGCTTTAAAGAAAATGCCAACATCAAATCAAAAGCTGTTTTTGAAAAATTAAGCATAAAAGAGCAAGAAAGAAGCATCGTTTTAAGTGATGATAGCGGAATTTGTGTTGAGGCTTTAAATGGAGCTCCGGGGATTTACTCCGCGCGTTATTCTTCGGAGGCAAATGATAAAAGCAACCGCTTAAAACTTACCGAAGAATTAGAAAAATTAAAACTTAAAGAAAGCCTTGCGCATTATGTTTGTGCTTTAAGCTTAAGCTCTAAATTTGGCACTTTTAGTGCAAGTGCAAAAATGTATGGTAGGGTTATCACAGAAGAGAGGGGTGAAAATGGCTTTGGCTATGATAGTCTTTTTATCCCTCTTCATTATGATAAAACCCTAGCCCAGCTTAGCGATATGGAGAAAAATGCCATTTCTCACCGCTTTAAAGCCCTAAAACTTGCTAAAATTCTCCTCAAAACACTCAAAAAGGCTTATCAATGCTAA
- a CDS encoding MFS transporter: MRSILVLSFIVASRFFGLFIVLPVLSLYALKLENANDFLVGLLVGVYALMQMIFQVPFGMLSDKIGRKKTMLLGLVLFIIGSLICSFANDIYTMLLGRILQGSGAIGAVASAMISDFVSEEKRGKAMAMMGGFIGIAFALSMVLAPIMSERFGLSSLFDLSAVLSLLCIILLYTAVPKEPKITHENSKTPLLNLLKEKNLALMNVTNFMQKMLMSIAFLLIPIILVERFHYEKLWLVYTASMLVGFVAMGLAGALGEKRGLAKHILLAGVAFFIVSYILFAFFNHLAIFIAAVVIFFLGFNLHEPIMQSCASKFCKVSEKGKALGAFNAFGYAGSFSGGVIGGIFLHFDMLKFLAFLMIVLALFWLFSLFFLKNPFELKNLYLPLETRADLNEILQIKGVLEAYKNHQHLVVKFDKTQLSQKKLEGLMSKIIVH; encoded by the coding sequence ATGCGTAGTATTTTAGTTCTCTCTTTCATTGTTGCGAGTAGATTTTTTGGACTTTTTATCGTTTTGCCTGTATTAAGCCTATATGCTTTAAAGCTTGAAAATGCAAATGACTTTTTGGTTGGTTTGCTTGTGGGCGTTTATGCTTTAATGCAAATGATATTTCAAGTGCCTTTTGGAATGCTTAGTGATAAAATAGGGCGTAAAAAAACTATGCTCCTTGGTTTGGTGCTTTTCATCATCGGTTCTTTAATCTGTTCTTTTGCAAATGACATTTACACTATGCTTTTAGGACGCATTTTGCAAGGTAGTGGAGCGATAGGGGCTGTGGCGAGTGCGATGATAAGCGATTTTGTCAGTGAAGAAAAAAGAGGCAAGGCTATGGCGATGATGGGAGGATTTATCGGTATAGCCTTTGCTTTATCTATGGTTTTAGCTCCTATAATGAGTGAGAGATTTGGGCTTTCAAGCTTGTTTGATTTAAGTGCTGTCTTATCTCTTCTTTGCATTATTTTGCTTTATACTGCCGTGCCAAAAGAGCCTAAAATCACACACGAAAATAGCAAAACACCGCTTTTAAATTTGCTTAAAGAAAAAAATTTAGCCCTAATGAATGTGACAAATTTTATGCAAAAAATGCTTATGTCCATAGCCTTTTTGCTTATCCCTATTATTTTGGTTGAGCGTTTTCATTATGAAAAATTATGGCTTGTTTATACTGCTTCTATGCTTGTGGGCTTCGTGGCTATGGGCTTGGCTGGAGCTTTGGGAGAGAAAAGGGGCTTGGCAAAGCACATTTTATTAGCTGGGGTTGCTTTTTTTATTGTTTCTTACATACTTTTTGCCTTTTTTAATCATTTAGCAATTTTTATCGCTGCTGTGGTAATTTTCTTTCTAGGCTTTAATTTGCACGAGCCTATTATGCAGTCTTGTGCGTCTAAATTTTGTAAGGTTAGTGAAAAAGGCAAGGCTTTAGGTGCATTTAATGCTTTCGGCTATGCAGGAAGTTTTAGTGGAGGCGTCATAGGTGGGATATTTTTACATTTTGATATGTTGAAATTTTTAGCTTTTCTTATGATTGTTTTAGCACTTTTTTGGCTTTTTTCTCTATTTTTCTTAAAAAATCCTTTTGAGCTTAAAAATCTTTATTTGCCTCTTGAAACTAGGGCGGATTTAAATGAAATTTTGCAAATTAAGGGCGTTTTGGAAGCGTATAAAAATCATCAACATTTAGTAGTGAAATTTGATAAGACACAACTTTCTCAAAAAAAATTAGAAGGGCTAATGAGCAAGATCATTGTTCATTAG
- the acs gene encoding acetate--CoA ligase, producing the protein MYQNDTQLIKPNKEFAKKARIKNICEYYDLYEEASENFENFWSKIALEKIDWFSPFSRVLNEDNPPFYKWFEGGTLNVSYQCLDRHMKTRRNKAAIVFEGEMGDYDVYTYRRLFHEVCKAANLLKRFDVKKGDRVVLYMPMIPESAILMLACARIGAIHSVVFGGFSPEALRDRIIDAGAKLVITADGAFRRGKPYMLKPAVDKALSEGCECVEKVLVVIRNNEPIEYVKGRDYVYNELVKNESYKCEPEIMDSEDLLFLLYTSGSTGKPKGVMHASAGYILWAQMTMEWVFDIKDYDNYWCSADIGWITGHTYVVYGPLACGATTIMYEGTPTYPNSGRWWRMIEEYQVSKFYTSPTAIRMLYADAPNEPKNYDLNTLEVLGTVGEPINPSAWEWFYKEIGNSKSAIVDTWWQTETGGHMITPLPGATPLKPSCATLPLPGIFAEIIDEDGNKKGVGEDGLLCITKPWPSMIRGIWKDEERYKESYFSQAKKDGKPVYFSGDGAFYDEKGYITITGRTDDVVNVAGHRIGTAEVESALAKHKDVAESAVVSVLDSIKGESLFAFVVLNPNASCDLGSELETLKELNDILRVEIGPIAKIEQILYTPGLPKTRSGKIMRRILRTIARKEELKQDISTLEDSAIVASIIKLANEQ; encoded by the coding sequence ATGTATCAAAACGACACACAGCTCATCAAACCCAACAAAGAATTTGCCAAAAAAGCACGCATTAAAAATATCTGTGAATATTATGACTTATATGAGGAAGCCAGTGAAAATTTTGAAAATTTTTGGAGCAAAATTGCTTTGGAGAAAATTGATTGGTTTAGTCCTTTTTCTAGAGTGTTAAATGAGGATAATCCTCCCTTTTATAAATGGTTTGAGGGTGGGACCTTAAATGTAAGCTATCAATGCCTTGATCGTCATATGAAAACAAGGCGTAATAAAGCTGCCATCGTATTTGAGGGAGAGATGGGCGATTATGATGTTTATACTTACAGAAGGCTGTTTCACGAAGTATGTAAGGCAGCGAATTTGCTTAAGCGTTTTGATGTCAAAAAGGGCGACAGAGTTGTTCTTTATATGCCGATGATACCGGAAAGTGCGATTTTGATGCTAGCTTGTGCGAGGATAGGAGCTATTCATAGTGTGGTATTTGGAGGCTTTTCTCCTGAAGCTTTAAGAGATAGAATCATTGATGCCGGTGCAAAGCTTGTCATCACGGCAGACGGAGCTTTTAGACGCGGTAAGCCTTATATGTTAAAACCTGCGGTAGATAAGGCTTTAAGCGAGGGTTGTGAGTGCGTAGAAAAAGTGCTTGTTGTTATACGCAATAATGAGCCTATTGAGTATGTTAAAGGGCGTGATTATGTTTATAATGAGTTGGTTAAAAACGAGTCGTATAAATGTGAGCCTGAAATTATGGATAGTGAGGATTTACTCTTTTTGCTCTACACTTCAGGTTCAACAGGTAAGCCTAAGGGTGTAATGCATGCAAGTGCTGGTTATATTTTATGGGCACAAATGACTATGGAATGGGTTTTTGACATCAAAGATTATGATAATTATTGGTGTAGTGCGGACATAGGCTGGATTACAGGGCATACTTATGTTGTTTATGGACCACTAGCGTGCGGAGCAACTACGATAATGTATGAGGGAACGCCTACCTATCCAAATTCTGGTAGATGGTGGAGAATGATAGAAGAATATCAAGTGAGTAAATTTTACACATCTCCTACTGCCATTAGAATGCTTTATGCAGACGCACCAAATGAGCCTAAAAATTACGATTTAAACACCCTTGAAGTTTTAGGGACCGTGGGAGAGCCGATTAATCCTAGTGCTTGGGAGTGGTTTTATAAAGAAATAGGAAACTCAAAAAGTGCCATTGTGGATACTTGGTGGCAAACTGAAACGGGTGGGCATATGATCACGCCCCTACCCGGTGCTACGCCTTTAAAGCCTAGTTGTGCAACCCTACCTTTACCTGGGATTTTTGCTGAAATCATCGATGAGGATGGAAATAAAAAGGGCGTGGGTGAAGATGGTTTGCTTTGCATTACCAAGCCTTGGCCCTCTATGATAAGGGGGATTTGGAAAGATGAAGAGCGTTATAAGGAAAGCTATTTTTCTCAGGCAAAAAAGGACGGCAAGCCTGTATATTTTAGTGGGGACGGAGCTTTTTATGATGAAAAAGGCTATATTACTATCACAGGACGAACAGACGATGTGGTAAATGTCGCTGGACATCGTATAGGCACAGCAGAGGTTGAATCGGCTCTTGCTAAACATAAAGATGTTGCAGAATCTGCTGTTGTAAGCGTTTTAGATAGCATTAAGGGAGAAAGTCTATTTGCCTTTGTGGTTTTAAATCCTAATGCAAGTTGCGATTTAGGAAGTGAGCTTGAAACCTTAAAAGAACTTAATGATATTTTAAGAGTAGAAATAGGACCCATCGCTAAAATCGAACAAATCCTTTATACGCCGGGCTTACCAAAAACAAGAAGTGGGAAAATTATGCGGAGAATCTTACGCACCATAGCAAGAAAAGAGGAATTAAAACAAGATATTTCTACCTTAGAGGATTCTGCTATCGTGGCAAGCATTATTAAACTCGCTAATGAACAATGA
- the tupC gene encoding tungstate ABC transporter ATP-binding protein TupC codes for MIEIKNLSFSYGTKCILKNLNLKLDTSKISILMGANGSGKSTFLRVLHFLEGDFHQNISYFKKNILSREEKRWLYLLFAEACVLNRSVENNLKFIQKTYQIKGDLRGFLNEIYTLLEFDKNLLKKYPGELSSGQRQKVAFAMAMAARVRYYLLDEPSAFLDKNTSFLIKNAILHLKKSLNCGFLIASHDKEFLDSLAEVKLYLSDGMILEFENTNIFELNHQILHFENSIKFDKKADKIALNPYKISLFSGQKYCIKNAKIIALRTRQNDVFIRIISGGKILEFALKSENFKKANLNLYQNLNLGFNEDALCFL; via the coding sequence ATGATAGAAATTAAGAATCTTAGCTTTTCCTACGGAACAAAGTGCATTTTGAAAAATCTTAATTTAAAACTTGACACTAGCAAAATCAGCATTTTAATGGGTGCAAATGGAAGTGGGAAATCGACTTTTTTAAGAGTGCTTCATTTTTTAGAGGGCGATTTTCATCAAAATATTAGCTATTTTAAGAAAAATATTTTAAGCCGTGAGGAGAAAAGATGGCTTTATTTGCTTTTCGCCGAAGCTTGTGTGCTTAATAGAAGTGTAGAAAACAATCTTAAATTTATCCAAAAAACCTATCAAATAAAGGGCGATTTAAGAGGCTTTTTAAACGAAATTTACACACTTTTGGAATTTGATAAAAATTTACTTAAAAAATATCCGGGGGAACTCTCCTCAGGGCAAAGGCAAAAAGTAGCTTTTGCTATGGCTATGGCGGCTAGGGTGCGTTATTATTTACTTGATGAGCCGAGTGCTTTTTTAGATAAAAACACTTCTTTTTTAATCAAAAACGCTATTTTACATCTTAAAAAAAGTCTAAATTGCGGTTTTTTAATCGCAAGTCATGATAAAGAATTTTTAGATTCTTTAGCTGAAGTGAAACTCTATCTTAGTGATGGAATGATTTTAGAATTTGAAAATACAAATATTTTTGAATTAAATCATCAAATTTTACACTTTGAAAATTCAATTAAATTCGACAAAAAAGCTGACAAAATAGCTCTTAATCCCTATAAAATTAGCCTTTTTTCTGGGCAAAAATATTGCATTAAGAACGCTAAAATTATAGCCTTAAGAACGCGTCAAAATGATGTTTTTATTAGGATTATTTCAGGAGGTAAAATCCTAGAATTTGCTCTTAAAAGTGAAAATTTTAAAAAAGCAAATTTAAATCTTTATCAAAATTTAAATTTAGGTTTTAATGAAGACGCACTTTGCTTTTTATAA
- the tupB gene encoding tungstate ABC transporter permease TupB yields the protein MEYLFDAFKEALNLLFNADESVISAIKTTLLSSSVSIILALAVGFPLGFCLGFFDFRLKSSLKLLVNTSLSFPTVAVGLIIYAFISSRGPLGEFGLLFTIKALILGQFILALPIIIALFSNLIENMDKKHFLLIKSFHLSPLRLVLTIIYELRFALISVIALAYGRIVAEVGVAMIVGGNIKYHTRTITTAISLETNKGEFERGIALALVLISIAFVLNFLIHSLKRD from the coding sequence TTGGAATATCTATTTGACGCATTTAAAGAAGCTTTAAATTTACTTTTCAATGCCGATGAAAGCGTAATTTCAGCCATTAAAACCACACTTTTAAGCTCGAGCGTTTCTATCATTTTAGCTCTTGCTGTGGGTTTTCCACTTGGCTTTTGTTTAGGCTTTTTTGATTTTAGACTTAAATCAAGCTTAAAACTACTTGTTAATACCAGCCTCTCCTTTCCTACCGTGGCGGTTGGACTTATCATCTATGCCTTTATTTCTAGCAGAGGACCTTTGGGTGAATTTGGCTTACTTTTTACCATAAAAGCTCTTATTTTAGGGCAGTTTATTTTAGCCTTACCTATCATCATCGCCCTTTTTTCAAATTTAATAGAAAATATGGACAAAAAGCATTTTTTGTTGATAAAATCCTTTCATTTAAGTCCTTTACGCCTTGTTTTAACCATTATCTATGAACTGCGTTTTGCTCTCATTAGCGTTATAGCCCTAGCTTACGGCAGGATAGTCGCTGAAGTGGGTGTAGCGATGATAGTAGGAGGAAATATCAAATACCACACTCGCACCATAACAACAGCCATTTCTCTTGAAACAAACAAAGGCGAATTTGAACGTGGCATAGCCTTAGCTCTAGTTTTAATTAGCATAGCCTTTGTGCTAAATTTTCTTATCCATAGTTTAAAGAGAGATTGA
- the tupA gene encoding tungstate ABC transporter substrate-binding protein TupA, with product MKKILLSALVALSLSAAELKMATTTSTDNTGLLDALKPLYEKESGNTLKWVAVGTGAALKLGEDCNADVLFVHSPKVEKEFVNKGFGVDRTPVMYNDFIIVADKSLADKFKGKSLKESLELIRTEKMPFISRGDKSGTDNKEKGLWKNIGGVPEKESWYIQSGQGMLASIKIAEEKKGVILTDRGTYIKYEADAKANPNLVIVSEGDDSLKNFYSVIAVNPKHCKNVNYEETSKFIKWLVSDETLKAISDFKLLDKPLFIVDAKSRKE from the coding sequence ATGAAAAAAATTCTTCTATCCGCTTTGGTAGCACTAAGTCTTAGTGCGGCAGAATTAAAGATGGCGACAACGACAAGCACCGATAATACGGGACTTTTAGACGCCTTAAAGCCTCTTTATGAAAAAGAGAGTGGCAATACTTTAAAGTGGGTCGCCGTTGGCACAGGAGCGGCTTTAAAACTTGGCGAGGATTGTAATGCCGATGTGCTTTTTGTGCATTCTCCTAAGGTAGAAAAGGAATTTGTAAATAAGGGTTTTGGTGTGGATAGAACCCCTGTGATGTATAATGACTTTATCATTGTAGCAGATAAAAGCTTGGCAGATAAATTCAAAGGAAAGAGCCTTAAAGAAAGTTTAGAGCTTATTCGAACTGAAAAAATGCCTTTTATTTCAAGAGGAGATAAATCTGGCACGGATAATAAAGAAAAAGGTTTGTGGAAAAATATAGGCGGTGTGCCTGAAAAAGAGAGCTGGTATATACAAAGCGGACAGGGTATGTTGGCTAGTATTAAGATAGCTGAAGAGAAAAAAGGTGTGATTTTAACAGACCGTGGCACTTATATCAAGTATGAAGCAGACGCGAAAGCTAATCCAAATTTAGTTATCGTTAGTGAGGGAGATGATAGCTTGAAGAATTTTTATTCCGTCATAGCAGTAAATCCAAAGCACTGCAAAAATGTTAATTATGAAGAGACAAGCAAGTTTATTAAATGGCTTGTAAGCGATGAGACTTTAAAGGCGATTAGCGATTTTAAGCTGCTTGATAAGCCTTTATTTATCGTTGATGCAAAAAGCAGAAAAGAATAA
- a CDS encoding DMT family transporter yields the protein MKQGYLYLALIIAMFLWGMSWPTSKILSSYASAEFVVLWRFFFVLVGSLPVLLFLKISLKLSKDTLKWLFIAGALNALYAFSFFLALRYGTAGKGGVLVTTMVPIFSYLFLFLGFKKSHKLSKYEIFGLFIGIISGLCLLNLNSLEELFGRFNVLFLLCAFIWALMSLCTHQTKGSHPLAVNFYVNFISFLLFTPLFLNDESFFILEADMKFWLNMFVVAFLSTVVGTSIYYYGIHILGSVRANSFILITPASALFTSFLILDEVPTALTLVGGALAIVAIYFMGKKGKA from the coding sequence ATGAAACAAGGCTACCTTTATCTTGCTCTTATCATCGCTATGTTTTTATGGGGAATGTCTTGGCCAACCTCTAAAATTCTAAGTTCTTATGCAAGTGCGGAATTTGTTGTTTTATGGCGTTTCTTTTTCGTGCTTGTAGGCTCTTTACCTGTGCTTTTATTTTTAAAAATTTCTCTCAAACTTTCCAAAGATACGCTAAAATGGCTTTTTATTGCAGGGGCTTTAAATGCTTTATATGCCTTTAGCTTTTTCTTGGCTTTGCGTTATGGAACGGCTGGGAAAGGCGGAGTTTTAGTAACGACTATGGTGCCAATTTTTTCTTATCTTTTTTTATTTTTAGGCTTTAAAAAAAGTCACAAATTAAGCAAATATGAAATTTTTGGACTTTTCATAGGTATTATTTCGGGGCTTTGTTTGCTAAATTTAAATTCCTTAGAAGAGCTTTTTGGACGCTTTAATGTGCTATTTTTACTTTGTGCTTTTATTTGGGCTTTGATGAGTCTTTGCACACATCAAACAAAAGGATCGCACCCCTTGGCTGTGAATTTTTATGTTAATTTTATTTCTTTTTTGCTTTTCACTCCACTTTTTTTAAATGATGAAAGTTTTTTCATTTTAGAAGCAGATATGAAATTTTGGCTTAATATGTTTGTCGTGGCATTTTTATCCACCGTGGTGGGAACTAGCATTTATTATTATGGAATTCACATTTTAGGAAGTGTAAGGGCAAATTCTTTTATACTCATCACACCAGCAAGTGCTTTATTTACAAGTTTTTTGATTTTAGATGAAGTGCCGACTGCACTAACCTTGGTGGGCGGTGCTTTGGCTATTGTAGCGATTTATTTTATGGGAAAAAAGGGTAAGGCTTAA
- a CDS encoding putative metalloprotease CJM1_0395 family protein, protein MLISTSYSSYDYYKTSKQDTNSKETNGNLDPNAENQSSTQKEENKEQTQMINGVELTMKEVQVVRELQSIDRNVKAHEAAHQAAGGGLAGAASYSYTKGPDNQMYATAGEVPIRMQKGNTPEETIANARQVVAAAMAPSDPSPQDYKVAANAVKMEIEARAEVTKLKIEEQKEKAKKDEEKREENKENPQNSTTFKEQVKQAYDFNESSLGFNIAS, encoded by the coding sequence ATGTTAATTAGCACAAGTTATTCGAGTTATGATTATTACAAAACCTCCAAGCAAGATACAAATTCAAAAGAAACAAATGGCAATTTAGACCCAAATGCAGAAAACCAAAGCTCCACCCAAAAAGAAGAAAATAAAGAACAAACGCAAATGATAAATGGCGTGGAACTTACAATGAAAGAAGTTCAAGTCGTAAGAGAACTTCAAAGCATAGATAGAAATGTCAAAGCCCACGAAGCCGCACATCAAGCAGCGGGAGGAGGCTTGGCTGGGGCAGCAAGTTATAGCTACACTAAAGGACCTGATAATCAAATGTATGCTACCGCTGGCGAAGTGCCTATAAGAATGCAAAAAGGTAATACCCCCGAAGAAACCATAGCCAACGCGAGGCAAGTTGTAGCCGCAGCTATGGCGCCATCTGATCCTAGTCCTCAAGATTACAAAGTTGCAGCAAATGCTGTGAAAATGGAGATTGAAGCAAGAGCAGAGGTGACTAAATTAAAAATCGAAGAACAAAAAGAAAAAGCTAAAAAAGACGAAGAAAAACGCGAAGAAAATAAAGAAAATCCGCAAAATTCAACCACCTTTAAAGAACAAGTTAAACAAGCTTATGATTTTAACGAAAGCTCACTAGGCTTTAATATCGCTTCTTAA